The Desulfohalovibrio reitneri genome contains a region encoding:
- a CDS encoding PAS domain S-box protein, producing the protein MTSGSDSTEAELRRELAEARRRVAELESRLAGAESPQPSESDDAARVALRSRIHFIHFPVPIFTWLRRGDDLVLVDWNLAADEASGHGMKSYEGVTAGEFYAAPEHRHLEKSLRECLLEGGVIQREFPHRTLTTGEDKWFRGTWIRADGDTVLLHLEDITQRKLAEERLLESRLRYQDLFEHATQGVVLHELVRDEDGRAVDYRLTDVNPAFSRITGIPRETAVGGLAGDIFGAEEAPYLDEYVHVVKTGEARSFETYFPPLDKHFRVTAFCTGPESFATTFEDISEAKLALRALHQSEERFRTLLEKAPVGIFQSTPDGVYIMANTYLAKMYGYGSQERLLREIESIQDQIYADPADRARLLEMLRRRDEVLDFESRRRRRDGEIIWTSTNIRVARDALGNVTHYDGFTVDITARKRMERGLRESEERFRLLYTDAPVPYQSLDEMGNFLEVNKAFCETLGYTREEVLGRNFADLLTPEWRDHFRENFPRFKAVGEILGVEFGMVRKDGTTILVTFNGRIGRKPDGGFLQTHCVFRDITGERRAQEALRESEERFKNAMEASKDGVWDWNIETGEVYYSPGYAAMLGYTPDEAPQTADFWLDHIHPEDKEAALAANKDCIENRVESFEAEYRMLTKDGNWRWIYGRGKAVERDGTGRATRMVGAHTDITQRKLAQERVERQRRVDACLAELGQAMLTPTSIEDISRMILDAGKALTTSRFGYVGTVERESGHLVSHTMTKDVWEECQIPDKDIVFKKYCGLWGWVLREGKPILTNAPSGDPRGEGTPEGHIPIESFLAVPAHIGEELAGQIALANAERPYTDEDAQVLERLASLFSLAILRREHERDLLAAKEQAETANKAKSQFLANMSHEIRTPLNGLIGMLHLLRNTGLEGEQEEYVRAAEESSQRLTGLLSDILDLSRVEAGKMIIREEPLNLPDVVEQVASLFLPVSRQSGVPLSVRIDPGLPSVVRGDAARLQQVLTNLVGNALKFTSQGEVTLEVSPLPAPGPDKVRALFTVTDTGIGMPDDLLDELFEPFTQGGEEFTRTHQGAGLGLTICRRLVNLMGGNISVETTEGEGTSVHFSLLFGRAEHGAAVAGTKEKDAAVPQTPLRILLAEDDRISSLMAQKMFTKLGHESTAVGDGRSALEELRRGAYDLVVMDIQMPVMDGMEATRAIRRGEAGEGNRNVPVIAMTAYAMEGDRERFLEAGVDGYLAKPVRAGPLREALAGIAPRGE; encoded by the coding sequence GTGACCTCCGGTTCCGACAGCACGGAAGCAGAACTCAGGCGCGAGCTGGCCGAGGCCCGGCGACGGGTGGCCGAGCTGGAATCCAGGCTTGCCGGAGCGGAATCCCCGCAGCCTTCCGAATCGGACGACGCCGCCCGGGTCGCCCTGCGCTCCCGCATCCACTTCATCCACTTTCCCGTGCCCATCTTCACTTGGCTGAGGCGGGGTGACGACCTGGTGCTGGTGGACTGGAACCTGGCCGCTGACGAAGCCAGCGGACATGGCATGAAGAGCTACGAGGGCGTCACCGCCGGCGAGTTCTACGCCGCGCCGGAGCACCGCCATCTGGAAAAATCCCTCCGGGAGTGCCTGCTGGAAGGCGGCGTCATCCAGCGCGAGTTCCCCCACCGCACCCTGACCACCGGCGAGGACAAGTGGTTCCGGGGCACCTGGATACGGGCGGACGGGGACACGGTGCTGCTGCACCTGGAGGACATCACCCAGCGCAAGTTGGCCGAGGAGCGGCTGCTGGAGTCCAGGCTGCGCTACCAGGACCTCTTCGAGCACGCCACGCAGGGCGTGGTCCTGCACGAGCTGGTCCGCGACGAGGACGGCCGGGCGGTGGATTACCGCCTGACCGACGTCAACCCCGCCTTCAGCCGCATCACCGGCATCCCGAGGGAGACGGCGGTGGGCGGCCTGGCCGGGGACATCTTCGGCGCGGAGGAGGCGCCCTACCTGGACGAGTACGTCCACGTGGTGAAAACCGGGGAAGCCCGGAGCTTCGAAACCTACTTCCCCCCGCTGGACAAACACTTCCGCGTAACAGCCTTTTGCACCGGCCCCGAATCCTTCGCCACCACCTTCGAGGACATCAGCGAGGCCAAGCTGGCTCTGCGCGCCCTGCACCAGAGCGAGGAGCGCTTCCGCACGCTGCTGGAAAAGGCCCCGGTGGGCATCTTCCAGTCCACCCCGGACGGGGTCTACATCATGGCCAACACCTACCTGGCCAAGATGTACGGCTACGGGTCCCAGGAACGCCTGCTGCGAGAGATCGAGTCCATCCAGGACCAGATCTACGCCGACCCGGCCGACCGCGCGCGCCTCCTGGAAATGCTGCGGCGGCGGGACGAGGTGTTGGACTTCGAGTCCAGGCGGCGCAGACGCGACGGGGAGATCATCTGGACCTCCACCAACATCCGGGTGGCCCGCGACGCCTTGGGCAACGTCACCCACTACGACGGCTTCACCGTGGACATCACCGCCCGCAAGCGCATGGAGCGGGGCCTGCGGGAGAGCGAGGAGCGGTTCCGCCTGCTCTACACCGACGCCCCCGTGCCGTACCAGTCCCTGGACGAGATGGGGAACTTCCTGGAGGTCAACAAGGCCTTCTGCGAGACCCTGGGCTACACCCGGGAAGAGGTGCTGGGCCGCAACTTCGCCGACTTGCTCACCCCGGAATGGCGGGACCATTTCCGTGAAAACTTCCCTCGCTTCAAGGCAGTGGGAGAGATTCTCGGGGTGGAATTCGGGATGGTGCGCAAGGACGGCACGACCATCCTGGTCACGTTCAACGGGCGCATCGGCCGCAAGCCGGACGGCGGTTTTTTGCAGACCCACTGCGTGTTCCGCGACATCACCGGCGAGCGCCGCGCCCAGGAGGCCCTGCGGGAGAGCGAGGAGCGGTTCAAGAACGCCATGGAGGCCAGCAAGGACGGCGTCTGGGACTGGAACATCGAGACCGGCGAGGTCTACTACAGCCCGGGCTACGCCGCCATGCTGGGCTACACCCCGGACGAGGCGCCCCAGACCGCCGATTTCTGGCTGGACCACATCCACCCCGAGGACAAGGAAGCCGCCCTTGCCGCCAACAAGGACTGCATCGAGAACCGCGTGGAGAGCTTCGAGGCGGAATACCGCATGCTCACCAAGGACGGCAACTGGCGCTGGATCTACGGCCGGGGCAAGGCCGTGGAGCGGGACGGGACGGGACGGGCCACCCGCATGGTGGGGGCGCACACGGACATCACCCAGCGCAAGCTGGCCCAGGAGCGGGTGGAGCGGCAGCGGCGTGTGGACGCCTGTTTGGCGGAACTGGGGCAGGCCATGCTCACTCCGACCAGCATCGAGGACATTTCCAGGATGATTCTGGACGCTGGCAAGGCGCTCACCACCAGCCGTTTCGGGTACGTGGGCACGGTGGAGCGGGAGAGCGGCCACCTGGTCAGCCACACCATGACCAAGGACGTCTGGGAAGAGTGCCAGATCCCGGACAAGGACATCGTTTTCAAGAAATACTGCGGTTTGTGGGGCTGGGTATTGCGTGAAGGCAAGCCAATCCTCACCAACGCCCCCTCTGGCGACCCGCGCGGCGAGGGAACGCCCGAAGGCCACATCCCCATCGAATCCTTTCTGGCCGTGCCCGCCCACATCGGCGAGGAACTGGCCGGGCAGATCGCCCTGGCCAACGCCGAACGGCCTTACACGGACGAGGACGCGCAGGTCCTCGAGCGGCTGGCCAGCCTCTTTTCCCTGGCCATCCTGCGGCGCGAGCACGAGCGCGACCTGCTGGCCGCCAAGGAACAGGCCGAGACGGCCAACAAGGCCAAGTCGCAATTTCTGGCCAACATGAGCCACGAGATCCGCACCCCCCTCAACGGCCTCATCGGCATGCTCCACCTTCTGCGGAACACGGGGCTGGAAGGCGAGCAGGAGGAGTACGTCCGGGCCGCTGAGGAGTCCTCCCAGCGGCTGACCGGGCTTCTCTCGGACATTCTGGACCTCTCCCGGGTGGAGGCGGGCAAGATGATCATCCGCGAGGAGCCCCTGAACCTGCCCGATGTGGTGGAGCAGGTGGCCAGCCTCTTTCTGCCGGTGTCCAGGCAGTCCGGCGTGCCCCTGAGCGTGCGCATTGACCCCGGCCTGCCCTCCGTGGTCAGGGGCGACGCGGCCAGGCTGCAACAGGTGCTGACCAACTTGGTGGGCAACGCCCTCAAGTTCACCAGCCAGGGGGAAGTAACCCTGGAGGTCTCCCCCCTGCCCGCGCCCGGCCCGGACAAGGTCAGGGCGCTCTTCACCGTGACCGACACCGGCATCGGCATGCCCGATGACCTGCTTGACGAACTGTTCGAGCCCTTCACCCAAGGTGGGGAGGAATTCACCCGCACCCACCAGGGAGCCGGGCTGGGCCTGACCATCTGTAGACGGCTGGTGAATCTCATGGGCGGCAACATCTCCGTGGAGACCACGGAGGGCGAGGGGACCTCCGTGCACTTCAGCCTCCTGTTCGGACGCGCCGAGCACGGGGCCGCCGTTGCCGGGACCAAGGAAAAGGACGCGGCCGTTCCGCAAACACCTCTGCGCATCCTGCTGGCGGAGGACGACAGGATATCCAGCCTCATGGCCCAGAAGATGTTCACCAAGCTGGGACACGAGTCCACGGCAGTGGGGGACGGGCGCAGCGCCCTGGAGGAGCTGCGCCGGGGCGCCTACGACTTGGTTGTCATGGACATCCAGATGCCGGTCATGGACGGGATGGAGGCCACCCGGGCCATTCGACGAGGCGAGGCCGGAGAGGGGAACAGGAACGTCCCGGTCATCGCCATGACCGCCTACGCCATGGAGGGGGACAGGGAGCGGTTCCTGGAGGCTGGGGTGGACGGCTACCTGGCCAAGCCGGTACGCGCGGGCCCGCTGCGGGAGGCCCTTGCTGGAATAGCCCCCCGGGGGGAATGA
- a CDS encoding BCCT family transporter: MSQENEPGGVTENGEPQEQPEPSYEEKAIQIAQEHWERQERKAIKERRMFRGLQIVPTSSFYDESHGHKPGESNWMGYGFDLHPQVTVVAGVLLLAFISLTLYFGPQAEAFFQNLLDSIGNIFGWFYIFSANVFVLIMFILAASRFGGLRIGGPDALPEFSTFSWYAMLISAGMGIGLLFWSVAEPIFHYSNPSPMFDVAPNTPQAAQVAMGQTYFHWGLHPWGIYALVGLSLAFFAYNRGLPLTIRSIFHPLLGDRIYGFWGNLIDILSVLATLFGLATSLGLGVTQVASGLNFLFGLPSTTNSAVLLIAIITGFATLSVIAGLDKGVKLLSSINLYLAAAFLLFLLAAGPTVYVLQAFTQNIGFYIQNLPRLSFWVETFYGSMGSSWQTPWTLFYWGWWISWSPFVGMFIARVSKGRTVREFILGVMIIPSLLSFLWMSTFGGSALWLESTGVADIAAAVEADVSTALFAMLENFPLARVSSFIGVVLVTVFFVTSSDSGSLVVDHLTSGGKLDSPVPQRVFWAIMEGLCAAVLLLGGGLVALQSASIATGLPFTLVLLVMCYSLYKGLQEEHFHAQLIETMRPEVRRFEIPVLPTDNPEEILKEAKKGHGEKVRSSEGKGAAEKKGGS; the protein is encoded by the coding sequence ATGAGTCAGGAAAACGAACCAGGCGGCGTGACGGAAAACGGGGAGCCCCAAGAGCAGCCGGAGCCCAGTTACGAGGAGAAGGCGATCCAGATCGCCCAGGAGCACTGGGAGCGGCAGGAGAGAAAGGCCATCAAGGAACGCCGCATGTTCCGCGGCCTGCAGATCGTGCCCACCTCCTCGTTCTACGACGAGTCCCACGGCCACAAGCCGGGCGAGTCCAACTGGATGGGATACGGGTTCGACCTGCATCCGCAGGTGACCGTGGTGGCGGGGGTGCTGCTGCTGGCCTTCATCAGCCTCACCCTCTATTTCGGCCCCCAGGCCGAGGCGTTTTTTCAGAACCTGCTCGACTCCATCGGCAACATCTTCGGCTGGTTCTACATCTTCTCGGCCAACGTATTCGTGCTGATCATGTTCATCCTGGCCGCCAGCCGCTTCGGCGGCCTCCGCATCGGGGGGCCGGACGCCCTGCCGGAGTTCTCCACCTTCAGCTGGTACGCCATGCTCATCAGCGCGGGCATGGGCATCGGGCTGCTCTTCTGGAGCGTGGCCGAGCCCATCTTCCATTACTCCAATCCCTCGCCCATGTTCGACGTGGCCCCCAACACCCCGCAGGCCGCCCAGGTGGCCATGGGGCAGACCTACTTCCACTGGGGCCTGCACCCGTGGGGCATCTACGCCCTGGTGGGGCTGTCGCTGGCCTTTTTCGCCTACAACCGGGGGCTGCCGCTGACCATCCGCTCCATTTTCCATCCCCTTCTGGGCGACCGCATCTACGGCTTCTGGGGCAACCTCATCGACATCCTTTCCGTGCTGGCCACCCTGTTCGGGCTGGCCACCTCGCTGGGGCTGGGCGTCACGCAGGTGGCCTCCGGCCTCAATTTCCTGTTCGGGCTGCCCTCCACCACCAACTCCGCGGTGCTGCTCATCGCCATCATCACCGGATTCGCCACCCTGTCGGTGATCGCCGGGCTGGACAAGGGGGTCAAGCTGCTCAGCAGCATCAACCTCTATCTGGCCGCTGCTTTCCTGCTGTTTCTGCTGGCGGCCGGGCCGACGGTGTACGTGCTGCAGGCCTTCACCCAGAACATCGGCTTCTACATCCAGAACCTGCCCCGGCTGAGCTTCTGGGTGGAGACCTTCTACGGCTCCATGGGCTCGTCCTGGCAGACCCCGTGGACCCTGTTCTACTGGGGCTGGTGGATATCCTGGTCGCCCTTCGTGGGCATGTTCATCGCCCGGGTGTCCAAGGGGCGCACCGTGCGCGAGTTCATCCTGGGCGTCATGATCATTCCCAGTTTGCTCTCCTTCCTGTGGATGTCCACTTTCGGCGGCTCGGCCCTGTGGCTGGAATCCACCGGCGTGGCGGACATCGCCGCGGCGGTGGAGGCGGACGTGTCCACCGCCCTCTTCGCCATGCTGGAGAACTTCCCCCTGGCCCGGGTTTCCTCCTTCATCGGCGTGGTGCTGGTCACGGTCTTCTTCGTCACTTCCTCGGACTCGGGCTCCCTGGTCGTGGACCACCTCACCTCGGGCGGCAAGCTGGACTCCCCTGTGCCGCAGCGGGTGTTCTGGGCCATCATGGAGGGGTTGTGCGCGGCGGTGCTGCTTCTCGGCGGCGGCCTGGTGGCCCTGCAGAGCGCCTCCATCGCCACGGGCCTGCCGTTCACCCTGGTGCTGCTGGTCATGTGCTACAGCCTCTACAAGGGGTTGCAGGAGGAACACTTCCACGCCCAGCTCATCGAAACCATGCGCCCCGAGGTCCGGCGGTTCGAGATCCCCGTGCTCCCCACCGACAACCCCGAGGAGATTCTGAAAGAAGCGAAGAAGGGGCACGGCGAAAAGGTACGGTCCAGCGAGGGGAAAGGAGCCGCCGAGAAGAAGGGCGGGTCCTGA
- a CDS encoding efflux RND transporter permease subunit, whose protein sequence is MAEENLNTPREGGDQPRVPSIDHPQGFVERIIAFCLKQKLVVALLVLMTIGWGVMVAPFDWDLGGLPRDPVPVDAIPDIGENQQIVFTEWPGRSPQDVEDQVTYPLTVSLLGIPGVKTVRSFSMFGFSSVYVIFEEDIDFYWSRSRVLEKLSSLPPNTLPEGVQPVLGPDATALGQIYWYTLEGRDPEGNPTGGWDLDELRSIQDWYVRYGLLSAGGVSEVASVGGFVREYQIDANPDALRVYDVSLQDLFRAVKMSNLDVGARTIEINNAEYLVRGIGFIENLEDIENAVVAVRDNLPIRVRDVAEVSVGPAQRRGLLDKEGAEVVGGVVVVRYGENPMQAIKNVKAKIEEISPGLPSKVLDDGTKSKVEIVPFYDRAELIGETLGTLNTALIEEILVTIIVVLIVLMHLKSSLIVSSLLPMAVLMCFIAMKQFGVDANIVALSGIAIAIGTMVDMGIVITENIISHLHKAKADERRTDVIFRATSEVGGAVMTAVATTIVSFLPVFAMTGAEGKLFKPLAYTKTFALMASIVVAVTVLPVMARLLLTRVRRKKPGIKSLIKPGLVILAGAAAMVLTTWWLGLIPIWWGCRMIAAGRVPPRLDAVITRLENWVVILVVSWFLATRWLPLGPELGDLRNFVFVFGLIAGLLAVFTLFQRYYTRILAVLLDHKALFLTLPTLVVLLGLMIWLGAPRLTSWLPQSVRSSEAMVSLAETFPGLGKEFMPPLDEGSFLYMPTTMPHASIGEVREVLAQQDMAITAIPEVESAVGKLGRAETPLDPAPVSMIETVINYHSEYLTDESGERLRFKFLPGSQDLFRTPDGEPVRAPDGLPYKVRGRFPRDEDGHLIPDPDGAPFRIWRSRLDPDLNPGREPWPGVTSPDDIWDRIVDAAQVPGVTSAPKLQPIAARIVMLQSGMRAPMGIKVKGPDLRTIERVGLDLERLLKEVPSVKKEAVIADRIVGKPYLEIVIDREAIARYGIMLSQVQEVIEVAVGGKKLTTTVEGRERYPVRVRYMRELRDSPDALRDILVASPATGQQIPLSQLADIEYVRGPQAIKSEDTFLVGYVLFDKKDGFAEVDVVEQAQAYLKHKIDSGELVLPAGVSYEFAGSYKNQVRAQKKLALILPLALLVITIILYLQFQSLPTTLMVFSGIMVAWSGGFVMIWLYGQDWFMHFEVFGVLMRDLFQVQPINLSVAIWVGFLALFGIATDDGVIMATYLDESKGARPMDSVANIRKAIVAGAARRIRPALMTSATTILALLPILTSTGRGADIMVPMAIPSFGGMTFALLTVFVVPVLYCWVEEAKFKAAKRGEEGGGES, encoded by the coding sequence ATGGCGGAAGAGAATCTCAACACCCCCCGCGAGGGCGGGGACCAGCCGCGCGTCCCCTCCATCGACCATCCCCAGGGGTTCGTGGAACGGATCATCGCCTTCTGCCTGAAGCAGAAGCTGGTGGTCGCCCTGCTGGTCCTCATGACCATCGGCTGGGGTGTCATGGTCGCGCCCTTCGACTGGGACCTGGGCGGTCTGCCGCGCGACCCGGTGCCCGTGGACGCCATCCCGGACATCGGCGAGAACCAGCAGATCGTTTTCACCGAATGGCCTGGCCGCTCGCCCCAGGACGTGGAGGACCAGGTCACCTACCCCCTCACCGTGTCCCTGCTGGGCATCCCCGGGGTGAAGACCGTCCGCAGCTTCTCCATGTTCGGCTTCTCCTCGGTCTACGTCATCTTCGAGGAGGACATCGACTTCTACTGGTCGCGGTCGCGCGTGCTGGAAAAACTCTCCAGCCTGCCGCCCAACACCCTGCCCGAGGGGGTGCAGCCGGTGCTGGGGCCGGACGCCACCGCCCTGGGCCAGATTTACTGGTACACGCTGGAGGGGCGCGACCCCGAAGGCAACCCCACCGGGGGCTGGGACCTGGACGAGCTGCGCTCCATACAGGACTGGTACGTCCGCTATGGCCTGCTCTCCGCCGGCGGAGTCAGCGAGGTGGCCTCGGTGGGCGGTTTCGTGCGCGAGTACCAGATCGACGCCAACCCCGACGCCCTGCGCGTCTACGACGTGAGCCTGCAGGACCTCTTCAGGGCCGTGAAGATGTCCAACCTGGACGTGGGCGCGCGGACCATCGAGATCAACAACGCCGAGTACCTGGTGCGGGGCATCGGCTTCATCGAGAATCTGGAGGACATTGAGAACGCGGTGGTGGCCGTGCGCGACAACCTGCCCATCCGGGTGCGCGACGTGGCCGAGGTCTCCGTGGGACCGGCCCAGCGGCGCGGCCTGCTGGACAAGGAGGGCGCGGAGGTCGTTGGCGGCGTGGTGGTGGTCCGCTACGGCGAAAACCCCATGCAGGCCATCAAGAACGTCAAGGCCAAGATCGAGGAAATCTCTCCCGGCCTGCCCTCCAAGGTGTTGGATGACGGCACCAAGAGCAAGGTCGAGATCGTGCCCTTCTACGACCGGGCGGAGCTCATCGGCGAGACCCTGGGCACCCTGAACACCGCGCTCATTGAGGAAATCCTGGTGACCATCATCGTGGTGCTCATCGTCCTCATGCACCTCAAGAGCTCGCTCATCGTCTCCTCGCTGCTGCCCATGGCCGTGCTCATGTGCTTCATCGCCATGAAGCAGTTCGGCGTGGACGCCAACATCGTGGCCCTGTCCGGCATCGCCATCGCCATCGGCACCATGGTGGACATGGGCATCGTCATCACGGAAAACATCATCAGCCACCTGCATAAGGCCAAGGCCGACGAGCGGCGCACGGACGTCATCTTCCGGGCCACCAGCGAGGTGGGCGGCGCGGTCATGACCGCCGTGGCCACCACCATCGTCAGCTTCCTGCCGGTTTTCGCCATGACCGGGGCCGAGGGCAAGCTCTTCAAGCCCCTGGCCTACACCAAGACCTTCGCCCTCATGGCCTCCATCGTGGTGGCCGTGACCGTGCTGCCCGTCATGGCCCGGCTGCTGCTCACCCGGGTGCGGCGGAAGAAGCCGGGCATCAAGAGCCTGATCAAGCCCGGCCTGGTCATCCTGGCTGGCGCGGCGGCCATGGTCCTGACCACCTGGTGGCTGGGACTCATCCCGATCTGGTGGGGCTGCCGCATGATCGCCGCCGGGCGCGTCCCCCCCAGGCTGGACGCCGTCATCACCCGGCTGGAGAACTGGGTGGTCATCCTGGTGGTGAGCTGGTTCCTGGCCACCCGCTGGCTGCCACTGGGGCCGGAGTTGGGCGACCTGCGCAACTTCGTCTTCGTATTCGGCCTGATCGCCGGGCTGCTGGCCGTGTTCACGCTGTTCCAGCGCTACTACACCCGCATCCTGGCGGTCCTTCTGGACCACAAGGCCCTTTTCCTCACCCTGCCGACGCTGGTGGTTCTGCTGGGGCTCATGATCTGGCTGGGCGCACCCAGGCTGACCTCCTGGCTGCCGCAGTCCGTGCGATCCTCCGAAGCCATGGTCTCCCTGGCCGAGACCTTCCCCGGACTGGGCAAGGAATTCATGCCCCCGCTGGACGAGGGATCCTTTTTGTACATGCCCACCACCATGCCCCACGCCTCCATCGGCGAGGTGCGCGAAGTGCTGGCCCAACAGGACATGGCCATCACGGCCATCCCCGAGGTGGAGAGCGCCGTGGGCAAGCTGGGCCGGGCCGAAACCCCCCTGGACCCCGCCCCGGTGTCCATGATCGAGACCGTCATCAACTACCACTCGGAGTACCTCACCGACGAGTCCGGCGAGCGGCTGCGGTTCAAGTTCCTGCCCGGCAGCCAGGACCTCTTCCGCACCCCGGACGGGGAGCCGGTACGCGCCCCGGACGGCCTGCCCTACAAGGTGCGCGGCCGCTTCCCGCGCGACGAGGACGGCCACCTCATCCCCGACCCCGACGGCGCGCCCTTCCGCATCTGGCGGTCCAGGCTGGACCCGGACCTCAACCCCGGCCGCGAGCCCTGGCCGGGCGTCACCTCGCCGGACGACATCTGGGACCGCATCGTGGACGCGGCCCAGGTGCCGGGCGTGACCAGCGCGCCCAAGCTGCAGCCCATCGCGGCCCGCATCGTCATGCTCCAGTCGGGCATGCGCGCGCCCATGGGCATCAAGGTCAAGGGGCCGGACCTGCGCACCATCGAGCGGGTGGGCCTGGACCTGGAACGGCTGCTCAAGGAGGTGCCCTCGGTCAAAAAGGAAGCGGTCATCGCCGACCGCATCGTGGGCAAGCCCTACCTGGAAATCGTCATCGACCGCGAGGCCATCGCCCGCTACGGCATCATGCTCTCCCAGGTGCAGGAAGTCATCGAGGTGGCCGTGGGCGGCAAGAAGCTGACCACCACCGTGGAGGGCCGCGAGCGCTACCCCGTGCGGGTGCGCTACATGCGCGAGCTGCGCGACAGCCCCGACGCCCTGCGTGACATCCTGGTGGCCTCGCCGGCCACTGGGCAGCAGATCCCCCTGTCGCAGCTGGCGGACATCGAGTATGTGCGCGGCCCGCAGGCCATCAAGAGCGAGGACACCTTCCTGGTGGGCTACGTGCTCTTCGACAAGAAGGACGGCTTCGCCGAGGTGGACGTGGTGGAGCAGGCCCAGGCGTACCTGAAGCACAAGATCGATTCCGGCGAGCTGGTGCTCCCCGCGGGCGTCTCCTACGAGTTCGCGGGCAGCTACAAGAACCAGGTGCGGGCGCAGAAGAAGCTGGCCCTCATCCTGCCCTTGGCGCTGCTGGTCATCACCATCATCCTCTACCTGCAGTTCCAGTCCCTGCCCACCACGCTGATGGTATTCTCCGGCATCATGGTGGCCTGGTCGGGCGGCTTCGTCATGATATGGCTCTACGGCCAGGACTGGTTCATGCACTTCGAGGTCTTCGGCGTGCTCATGCGCGACCTCTTCCAGGTGCAGCCCATCAATCTCTCGGTGGCCATCTGGGTGGGCTTTCTGGCCCTCTTCGGCATCGCCACGGACGACGGCGTAATCATGGCCACCTACCTGGACGAGTCCAAGGGAGCCAGGCCCATGGACTCCGTGGCCAACATCCGCAAGGCCATCGTGGCCGGGGCGGCCCGGCGGATCCGCCCCGCGCTCATGACCTCGGCCACCACCATCCTGGCCCTGCTGCCCATCCTTACCTCCACCGGCCGGGGGGCGGACATCATGGTGCCCATGGCCATCCCCTCCTTCGGCGGCATGACCTTCGCCCTACTCACCGTCTTCGTGGTTCCGGTGCTGTACTGCTGGGTGGAGGAAGCGAAGTTCAAGGCCGCCAAGCGCGGGGAGGAGGGTGGCGGCGAAAGCTAG